A genomic region of Mugil cephalus isolate CIBA_MC_2020 chromosome 5, CIBA_Mcephalus_1.1, whole genome shotgun sequence contains the following coding sequences:
- the LOC125008162 gene encoding seipin-like isoform X4 yields the protein MDEDSHLRSEGDVPSSVLIGQVLLGLKDVVVIIMSRVRERVIQGFTVFSFVFLLLWLAAFLYGSFYYSFMPKATFSAPVHYYYRTDCESSTSFSCSYPVANISLMRNKKHVLTFGQAYQISLQLEMPDSPTNQELGMFMIKTTCFSQDGGQVASSARFTRQLLSASSSRFSMLRYRSDLLRTLRTLLFLPAFLSGAAEQQQLLDVELFSDYTDDPYSPSATAVIEIMSNRVQIYSSQLYVHAHFTGIRYLLFYFPVLSAVVGVSSNFIFLSVLFVLSYMRLLLRKTMEPEQKNRKTARNEGELDKPARG from the exons ATGGATGAAGACAGCCACCTGCGTTCAGAAGGCGACGTGCCATCATCTGTCCTCATTGGTCAGGTGTTGCTGGGTCTCAAGGATGTTGTCGTCATCATAATGTCACGGGTCCGTGAGAGAGTTATACAAGGCTTCACTGTCTTCTCTTTCgtttttctgctcctctggctCGCCGCCTTTTTATACGGGAGTTTTTACTACTCATTCATGCCCAAGGCGACTTTCTCTGCCCCCGTGCACTATTACTACAG GACAGACTGTGAATCTTCCACCTCTTTTTCATGCTCGTATCCAGTGGCCAACATCTCTCTGATGAGAAATAAGAAGCAC GTGCTGACATTCGGTCAGGCCTATCAGATCTCTTTGCAGCTGGAGATGCCTGATTCCCCGACCAATCAGGAGCTGGGGATGTTTATGATCAAAACAACCTGTTTCTCCCAGGATGGAGGGCAAGTTGCCTCCTCTGCTCGCTTT aCGAGACAACTGCTGTCCGCCTCCAGCTCTCGCTTT AGCATGCTGCGATACCGTTCAGACCTGCTGAGGACCCTGAGGACGCTGCTGTTCCTCCCGGCCTTTCTCAGCGGTGCTGCCGAGCAGCAACAGTTGCTGGATGTGGAGCTCTTCTCAGACTACACAGATGACCCC TACTCCCCCTCGGCCACGGCTGTGATTGAGATTATGTCCAACAGGGTACAGATCTACTCATCTCAGCTTTACGTTCACGCTCATTTCACAGGAATAAG ATACTTGCTGTTCTACTTCCCCGTCTTGTCAGCAGTGGTGGGAGTGTCCAGTAACTTCATCTTCCTCAGCGTCCTCTTCGTCCTCAGCTACATGAGGCTGCTGTTGAGGAAGACTATGGAACCGGAGCAG AAGAACAGGAAGACTGCAAGAAATGAGGGAGAACTTGACAAACCAGCAAGAGGATGA
- the LOC125008162 gene encoding seipin-like isoform X2 — MDEDSHLRSEGDVPSSVLIGQVLLGLKDVVVIIMSRVRERVIQGFTVFSFVFLLLWLAAFLYGSFYYSFMPKATFSAPVHYYYRTDCESSTSFSCSYPVANISLMRNKKHVLTFGQAYQISLQLEMPDSPTNQELGMFMIKTTCFSQDGGQVASSARFTRQLLSASSSRFSMLRYRSDLLRTLRTLLFLPAFLSGAAEQQQLLDVELFSDYTDDPYSPSATAVIEIMSNRVQIYSSQLYVHAHFTGIRYLLFYFPVLSAVVGVSSNFIFLSVLFVLSYMRLLLRKTMEPEQLRRTGRLQEMRENLTNQQEDEKDFAAGITEQPDPLHTNSTYLSQTEPRLQFGSSTEPQNINTLSQDEIDEAEAD; from the exons ATGGATGAAGACAGCCACCTGCGTTCAGAAGGCGACGTGCCATCATCTGTCCTCATTGGTCAGGTGTTGCTGGGTCTCAAGGATGTTGTCGTCATCATAATGTCACGGGTCCGTGAGAGAGTTATACAAGGCTTCACTGTCTTCTCTTTCgtttttctgctcctctggctCGCCGCCTTTTTATACGGGAGTTTTTACTACTCATTCATGCCCAAGGCGACTTTCTCTGCCCCCGTGCACTATTACTACAG GACAGACTGTGAATCTTCCACCTCTTTTTCATGCTCGTATCCAGTGGCCAACATCTCTCTGATGAGAAATAAGAAGCAC GTGCTGACATTCGGTCAGGCCTATCAGATCTCTTTGCAGCTGGAGATGCCTGATTCCCCGACCAATCAGGAGCTGGGGATGTTTATGATCAAAACAACCTGTTTCTCCCAGGATGGAGGGCAAGTTGCCTCCTCTGCTCGCTTT aCGAGACAACTGCTGTCCGCCTCCAGCTCTCGCTTT AGCATGCTGCGATACCGTTCAGACCTGCTGAGGACCCTGAGGACGCTGCTGTTCCTCCCGGCCTTTCTCAGCGGTGCTGCCGAGCAGCAACAGTTGCTGGATGTGGAGCTCTTCTCAGACTACACAGATGACCCC TACTCCCCCTCGGCCACGGCTGTGATTGAGATTATGTCCAACAGGGTACAGATCTACTCATCTCAGCTTTACGTTCACGCTCATTTCACAGGAATAAG ATACTTGCTGTTCTACTTCCCCGTCTTGTCAGCAGTGGTGGGAGTGTCCAGTAACTTCATCTTCCTCAGCGTCCTCTTCGTCCTCAGCTACATGAGGCTGCTGTTGAGGAAGACTATGGAACCGGAGCAG CTCAGAAGAACAGGAAGACTGCAAGAAATGAGGGAGAACTTGACAAACCAGCAAGAGGATGAGAAAGATTTTGCAGCAG GTATCACAGAGCAGCCGGATCCCCTCCATACAAACTCCACATATCTGAGCCAGACGGAGCCACGCTTGCAATttggcagcagcacagagcCGCAGAACATAAATACACTTAGTCAGGATGAAATAGATGAAGCAGAGGCAGACTGA
- the LOC125008162 gene encoding seipin-like isoform X3 translates to MDEDSHLRSEGDVPSSVLIGQVLLGLKDVVVIIMSRVRERVIQGFTVFSFVFLLLWLAAFLYGSFYYSFMPKATFSAPVHYYYRTDCESSTSFSCSYPVANISLMRNKKHVLTFGQAYQISLQLEMPDSPTNQELGMFMIKTTCFSQDGGQVASSARFSMLRYRSDLLRTLRTLLFLPAFLSGAAEQQQLLDVELFSDYTDDPYSPSATAVIEIMSNRVQIYSSQLYVHAHFTGIRYLLFYFPVLSAVVGVSSNFIFLSVLFVLSYMRLLLRKTMEPEQLRRTGRLQEMRENLTNQQEDEKDFAAETNSLTGITEQPDPLHTNSTYLSQTEPRLQFGSSTEPQNINTLSQDEIDEAEAD, encoded by the exons ATGGATGAAGACAGCCACCTGCGTTCAGAAGGCGACGTGCCATCATCTGTCCTCATTGGTCAGGTGTTGCTGGGTCTCAAGGATGTTGTCGTCATCATAATGTCACGGGTCCGTGAGAGAGTTATACAAGGCTTCACTGTCTTCTCTTTCgtttttctgctcctctggctCGCCGCCTTTTTATACGGGAGTTTTTACTACTCATTCATGCCCAAGGCGACTTTCTCTGCCCCCGTGCACTATTACTACAG GACAGACTGTGAATCTTCCACCTCTTTTTCATGCTCGTATCCAGTGGCCAACATCTCTCTGATGAGAAATAAGAAGCAC GTGCTGACATTCGGTCAGGCCTATCAGATCTCTTTGCAGCTGGAGATGCCTGATTCCCCGACCAATCAGGAGCTGGGGATGTTTATGATCAAAACAACCTGTTTCTCCCAGGATGGAGGGCAAGTTGCCTCCTCTGCTCGCTTT AGCATGCTGCGATACCGTTCAGACCTGCTGAGGACCCTGAGGACGCTGCTGTTCCTCCCGGCCTTTCTCAGCGGTGCTGCCGAGCAGCAACAGTTGCTGGATGTGGAGCTCTTCTCAGACTACACAGATGACCCC TACTCCCCCTCGGCCACGGCTGTGATTGAGATTATGTCCAACAGGGTACAGATCTACTCATCTCAGCTTTACGTTCACGCTCATTTCACAGGAATAAG ATACTTGCTGTTCTACTTCCCCGTCTTGTCAGCAGTGGTGGGAGTGTCCAGTAACTTCATCTTCCTCAGCGTCCTCTTCGTCCTCAGCTACATGAGGCTGCTGTTGAGGAAGACTATGGAACCGGAGCAG CTCAGAAGAACAGGAAGACTGCAAGAAATGAGGGAGAACTTGACAAACCAGCAAGAGGATGAGAAAGATTTTGCAGCAG AAACAAATTCTTTAACAGGTATCACAGAGCAGCCGGATCCCCTCCATACAAACTCCACATATCTGAGCCAGACGGAGCCACGCTTGCAATttggcagcagcacagagcCGCAGAACATAAATACACTTAGTCAGGATGAAATAGATGAAGCAGAGGCAGACTGA
- the si:ch73-22a13.3 gene encoding inositol-trisphosphate 3-kinase B has translation MEQTRHLISAVDTEMDTIDGNHIDGMQMEIEIKQSGENDSCSRSDEMHEQLSISEGPSRSCHGDIARSRPKLQSTKSFPPYNQCIGGLGEDSEWDSELSSEPANACQMNTSEVKPEEIPGDEKKGDKGLTARCSREAMKAKWRMRRKERSGGSYDANTDGWERGRWSGKRRVEKTEKERKHDDEDREGEPNSQWKHWRGRKSSSEKGRKEDEEEERKLSPITAVETEDKDIVEMMLESNDEDVDELPETTLQWSSSHPILSKLLHSSSTSSCSSMNLSSAESDEVFSEGEDAASKRKTFRKCRSWKTYLTMMNWSLGRQSSWVQLAGHQGNFQVSKGGEVLKRFSEVEAKCLDCLMRDPLRPFVPQYHGLVTRGEHCYIRLEDLLCGLRRPVIMDCKMGVRTYQEEELIKARTKPTLRNDMYQKIMKMDPSAPSAEEHAQKGVSKWRYLQWRDTTSSTSTLGFRIEGIMMEDGSVERDFRKILTLAQVTEAMLYFTRKQLHTLKAYHSRLLALSDALKNSPFFRTHEVIGSSLLFVHDHSKASVWMIDFGKTTPMPESKELCHNVPWAEGSREDGYLIGLTSLISSLSQAITVASWQQGDSCEEEKSGT, from the exons ATGGAGCAGACTCGCCATCTCATCTCCGCAGTGGACACAGAGATGGACACCATAGATGGAAACCACATAGATGGGATGCAGATGGAGATAGAGATCAAGCAAAGTGGGGAGAATGACTCTTGTAGCAGATCAGATGAGATGCACGAGCAACTGTCTATCAGCGAAGGGCCGTCCAGGAGCTGCCACGGGGACATTGCGAGATCCAGACCCAAACTGCAGTCGACAAAAAGCTTCCCCCCTTACAATCAGTGCATAGGTGGGCTAGGAGAGGACTCCGAGTGGGACAGCGAGCTCAGTTCAGAGCCGGCCAACGCTTGCCAGATGAATACAAGTGAAGTCAAGCCTGAAGAGATTCCAGGTGacgaaaaaaaaggagacaaggGGCTGACTGCGAGATGTTCGAGGGAAGCAATGAAAGCCAaatggaggatgaggaggaaggagaggtcAGGGGGGAGCTATGATGCCAACACAGACGGCTgggagagaggaagatggagtGGGAAAAGAAGAGTGGAGAAgactgaaaaagaaaggaagcacGACGATGAGGATAGAGAAGGGGAGCCGAACAGTCAGTGGAAACACTGGAGAGGAAGAAAGTCCAGTTCtgagaaagggaggaaagaagacgaggaagaagagaggaagttATCGCCGATTACAGCTGTAGAGACAGAGGACAAGGACATCGTGGAGATGATGCTTGAGAGCAACGATGAAGACGTTGACGAACTGCCTGAGACGACACTCCAGTGGTCCTCCTCACATCCAATCCTCTCCAAGCTTTTGcactcatcctccacctcctcctgttcctccatGAACCTGTCTTCAGCTGAGAGTGACGAGGTCTTCAGCGAAGGAGAGGATGCCGCGTCGAAGAGGAAGACGTTCAGAAAG TGTCGCTCCTGGAAAACCTACTTGACCATGATGAACTGGTCTCTGGGGCGGCAGAGCTCCTGGGTCCAGCTGGCTGGACATCAAG GTAACTTCCAGGTGAGTAAAGGAGGGGAGGTGCTGAAACGGTTCAGCGAAGTGGAGGCTAAGTGCCTGGACTGTCTGATGAGGGACCCTCTGAGGCCCTTTGTGCCGCAGTACCACGGCCTGGTTACCAGAGGGGAGCACTGCTACATCCGCCTGGAGGATCTGTTGTGCGGCCTGAGGAGGCCTGTTATCATGGACTGTAAGATGGGCGTCAG GACGTACCAGGAGGAGGAACTGATAAAAGCTCGTACCAAACCAACCCTCCGTAACGACATGTACCAGAAGATTATGAAAATGGACCCATCAGCTCCTTCAGCAGAGGAACACGCGCAGAAAGGGGTGTCCAAGTGGCGCTACCTTCAGTGGAGGGACACCACCAGCTCTACGTCCACGCTGGGGTTCAGGATAGAAGGCATCATG ATGGAGGATGGCAGCGTTGAACGGGACTTCAGGAAGATTCTGACATTAGCTCAGGTCACAGAGGCGATGCTTTACTTcaccaggaagcagcttcacacTCTG AAAGCGTATCACTCCAGACTTCTGGCCCTGAGTGACGCACTGAAGAATTCCCCATTTTTCAGAACCCATGAG GTGATTGGCAGCTCCCTTCTCTTCGTCCACGACCACAGCAAGGCCAGTGTGTGGATGATCGACTTTGGAAAGACGACCCCCATGCCCGAGTCGAAGGAGCTCTGTCACAACGTCCCATGGGCTGAGGGCAGCAGGGAGGACGGCTACCTCATCGGCCTGACCTCCCTCATCTCTTCTCTGAGCCAGGCCATCACTGTGGCCTCCTGGCAGCAGGGGGACAGCTGCGAGGAGGAAAAGAGCGGTACATAA
- the LOC125008162 gene encoding seipin-like isoform X1, producing the protein MDEDSHLRSEGDVPSSVLIGQVLLGLKDVVVIIMSRVRERVIQGFTVFSFVFLLLWLAAFLYGSFYYSFMPKATFSAPVHYYYRTDCESSTSFSCSYPVANISLMRNKKHVLTFGQAYQISLQLEMPDSPTNQELGMFMIKTTCFSQDGGQVASSARFTRQLLSASSSRFSMLRYRSDLLRTLRTLLFLPAFLSGAAEQQQLLDVELFSDYTDDPYSPSATAVIEIMSNRVQIYSSQLYVHAHFTGIRYLLFYFPVLSAVVGVSSNFIFLSVLFVLSYMRLLLRKTMEPEQLRRTGRLQEMRENLTNQQEDEKDFAAETNSLTGITEQPDPLHTNSTYLSQTEPRLQFGSSTEPQNINTLSQDEIDEAEAD; encoded by the exons ATGGATGAAGACAGCCACCTGCGTTCAGAAGGCGACGTGCCATCATCTGTCCTCATTGGTCAGGTGTTGCTGGGTCTCAAGGATGTTGTCGTCATCATAATGTCACGGGTCCGTGAGAGAGTTATACAAGGCTTCACTGTCTTCTCTTTCgtttttctgctcctctggctCGCCGCCTTTTTATACGGGAGTTTTTACTACTCATTCATGCCCAAGGCGACTTTCTCTGCCCCCGTGCACTATTACTACAG GACAGACTGTGAATCTTCCACCTCTTTTTCATGCTCGTATCCAGTGGCCAACATCTCTCTGATGAGAAATAAGAAGCAC GTGCTGACATTCGGTCAGGCCTATCAGATCTCTTTGCAGCTGGAGATGCCTGATTCCCCGACCAATCAGGAGCTGGGGATGTTTATGATCAAAACAACCTGTTTCTCCCAGGATGGAGGGCAAGTTGCCTCCTCTGCTCGCTTT aCGAGACAACTGCTGTCCGCCTCCAGCTCTCGCTTT AGCATGCTGCGATACCGTTCAGACCTGCTGAGGACCCTGAGGACGCTGCTGTTCCTCCCGGCCTTTCTCAGCGGTGCTGCCGAGCAGCAACAGTTGCTGGATGTGGAGCTCTTCTCAGACTACACAGATGACCCC TACTCCCCCTCGGCCACGGCTGTGATTGAGATTATGTCCAACAGGGTACAGATCTACTCATCTCAGCTTTACGTTCACGCTCATTTCACAGGAATAAG ATACTTGCTGTTCTACTTCCCCGTCTTGTCAGCAGTGGTGGGAGTGTCCAGTAACTTCATCTTCCTCAGCGTCCTCTTCGTCCTCAGCTACATGAGGCTGCTGTTGAGGAAGACTATGGAACCGGAGCAG CTCAGAAGAACAGGAAGACTGCAAGAAATGAGGGAGAACTTGACAAACCAGCAAGAGGATGAGAAAGATTTTGCAGCAG AAACAAATTCTTTAACAGGTATCACAGAGCAGCCGGATCCCCTCCATACAAACTCCACATATCTGAGCCAGACGGAGCCACGCTTGCAATttggcagcagcacagagcCGCAGAACATAAATACACTTAGTCAGGATGAAATAGATGAAGCAGAGGCAGACTGA